The Xanthomonas sp. CFBP 8443 genome has a window encoding:
- a CDS encoding TonB-dependent receptor: protein MRQQLKKFRSKAMFTFVGGVLVINPAFAQQAPQTQAQTQAQTSQQQSSADATTLDTVSVTGIRNSLNQSMGIKRDNAGVVDAISAEDIGKFPDTNLAESLQRITGISIERRDGEGAQVTARGFGPQFNAVTLNGRVIPGADAFGAPGAVPIGGVDGGTRAFNFAQLASESITGLEVYKTSRANAPSGGIGATINILTDRPFNHKGLVASAGAKAAYDDSQPFDNKITPEVSGIFSYTNPDKTWGIGLSGSYQKRRGGSVQATENGWNIQRWTGTDPALRPDANVQNAPAIGQLYGMPNDLRYAFADFERERLNGQAVVQFAPTDSLTLTLDYTYSSNEIREDRGEQGIWLQRANSFTDLVFDTGQAVATPVYLRDVPNGAKDFGMEQQRNMQKYKLGSLGFNADWQATDRLRLTFDAHNSKTQSLPNDPVTGGSATYFSYAGTNNCTGGTQCGGQWAQELFFNNSLPIGARTWYPTAADSVAGTNGLLNQNFSPAEIGSQVLRIYYQSQVTEVKEGRVDGQFDFDNGRFQFGVDSAKTTMHRRISDTNSTLGDWSVANAGNEPGMIDLLQPVGITGMFNDFNASGAAPGAWRGNADQLAQWASTAYGATTRYNPQFSSDNQVEEKTRAAYMQLEFDGELGGMTTNTRIGVRYEKTDVVSTSQVSTPTALEWQANNDFRLLRSAELQPFSEKHSYSHILPNLDFSINLTDTLKARASFGQSIARAPYTNLIAGPTPGTPSGSILINPSTRASGSSENPSLDPLESNNLDLALEWYFADASYVSLTFWDKRVSNFIGTSVTRENLYGLTDPTSGPDAQAALAFLQSGACAAQVGAAGNDVAAACSANDTSLFSAMALLRNSAATGGLGAYNGSSAQTLALENAYDLVGEADDPLYEFDVSRPINQNKAKIHGWELGGQYFLGETGFGVYANYTVVKGDVGFDNTVLDRDQFALLGLSDTANVMLMYEKYGWSARLAWNWRDEYLIAANQNGSSRNPYYVEPYRQLDLSVSYAITDNLSVGFEAINLTSEDVRWHGRSEKQVIKVIDQSPRYTVGVRYNF from the coding sequence ATGCGTCAGCAGTTGAAGAAGTTCCGCTCCAAGGCCATGTTCACCTTCGTCGGCGGGGTGCTGGTGATCAATCCGGCGTTCGCCCAGCAGGCGCCGCAGACCCAGGCGCAAACGCAGGCACAGACCAGCCAGCAGCAGTCTTCCGCCGATGCCACCACGCTGGACACGGTCAGCGTCACCGGCATCCGCAACAGCCTCAACCAGTCGATGGGGATCAAGCGCGACAACGCCGGCGTGGTCGATGCGATCAGCGCCGAGGACATCGGCAAGTTCCCCGACACCAACCTGGCCGAGTCGCTGCAGCGCATCACCGGCATCTCGATCGAGCGCCGCGACGGCGAAGGCGCGCAGGTCACCGCGCGCGGCTTCGGCCCGCAGTTCAATGCGGTCACCCTCAACGGCCGCGTGATCCCCGGCGCCGACGCGTTCGGCGCGCCGGGCGCGGTGCCGATCGGCGGCGTGGACGGCGGTACCCGCGCGTTCAACTTCGCCCAGCTCGCGTCCGAGTCGATCACCGGCCTGGAGGTGTACAAGACCAGCCGCGCCAACGCGCCCAGCGGCGGCATCGGCGCCACCATCAACATCCTCACCGACCGCCCGTTCAACCACAAAGGCCTGGTCGCCAGCGCCGGCGCCAAGGCCGCGTACGACGACTCGCAGCCGTTCGACAACAAGATCACGCCGGAGGTCTCCGGCATCTTCAGCTATACCAACCCGGACAAGACCTGGGGCATCGGCCTGAGCGGCAGCTACCAGAAGCGCCGCGGCGGTTCGGTGCAGGCGACCGAGAACGGCTGGAACATCCAGCGCTGGACCGGGACCGACCCGGCGCTGCGCCCGGACGCCAACGTGCAGAACGCGCCGGCGATCGGCCAGCTCTACGGCATGCCCAACGACCTGCGCTACGCCTTCGCCGACTTCGAGCGCGAGCGGCTCAACGGCCAGGCGGTGGTGCAGTTCGCGCCGACCGACAGCCTGACCCTGACCCTGGACTACACCTACTCGAGCAACGAAATCCGCGAGGACCGCGGCGAGCAGGGCATCTGGCTGCAGCGCGCCAACAGCTTCACCGACCTGGTGTTCGACACCGGACAGGCGGTGGCCACGCCGGTGTACCTGCGCGACGTGCCCAACGGCGCCAAGGACTTCGGCATGGAGCAGCAGCGCAACATGCAGAAGTACAAGCTCGGCTCGCTCGGTTTCAATGCCGACTGGCAGGCTACCGACCGCCTGCGCCTGACCTTCGATGCGCACAACTCCAAGACCCAGAGCCTGCCCAACGATCCGGTCACCGGCGGCAGTGCCACCTATTTCAGCTATGCCGGCACCAACAACTGCACCGGCGGCACGCAATGCGGCGGCCAGTGGGCGCAGGAACTGTTCTTCAACAACAGCCTGCCGATCGGCGCGCGCACCTGGTACCCGACCGCGGCCGATTCGGTCGCCGGGACCAACGGCCTGCTCAACCAGAACTTCTCCCCGGCCGAAATCGGTTCGCAGGTGCTGCGCATCTATTACCAGAGCCAGGTGACCGAGGTGAAGGAAGGCCGCGTCGACGGCCAGTTCGACTTCGACAACGGCCGCTTCCAGTTCGGCGTGGACAGCGCCAAGACCACGATGCACCGGCGCATCAGCGACACCAACTCGACGCTGGGCGACTGGAGCGTGGCCAATGCCGGCAACGAGCCGGGCATGATCGATTTGCTGCAGCCGGTCGGCATCACCGGCATGTTCAACGATTTCAACGCCTCCGGCGCCGCGCCGGGTGCCTGGCGCGGCAACGCCGACCAGCTGGCGCAATGGGCGAGCACCGCCTACGGCGCGACCACCCGCTACAACCCGCAGTTCAGCTCCGACAATCAGGTCGAGGAGAAGACCCGCGCCGCCTACATGCAGCTGGAGTTCGACGGCGAGCTCGGCGGCATGACCACCAATACCCGCATCGGCGTGCGCTACGAGAAGACCGACGTGGTCTCCACCTCGCAGGTGTCGACTCCGACCGCGCTGGAGTGGCAGGCCAACAACGACTTCCGGCTGCTGCGCTCCGCCGAGCTGCAACCGTTCAGCGAAAAGCACAGCTACAGCCACATCCTGCCGAACCTGGATTTCAGCATCAACCTCACCGACACGCTGAAAGCCCGGGCCTCGTTCGGGCAGAGCATCGCGCGGGCGCCGTACACCAACCTGATCGCCGGGCCGACCCCGGGCACGCCGTCCGGCTCGATCCTGATCAACCCCTCCACGCGCGCGTCCGGCTCTTCGGAGAATCCGAGCCTGGATCCGCTGGAATCCAACAACCTGGACCTGGCGCTGGAGTGGTACTTCGCCGACGCCAGCTACGTGTCGCTGACGTTCTGGGACAAGCGCGTATCCAACTTCATCGGCACCAGCGTCACCCGCGAAAACCTGTACGGGCTGACCGATCCGACCTCCGGGCCGGACGCGCAGGCGGCGCTGGCGTTCCTGCAGAGCGGGGCCTGTGCGGCGCAGGTCGGCGCGGCCGGCAACGACGTGGCGGCGGCATGTTCGGCCAACGACACCTCGCTGTTCTCGGCGATGGCGCTGCTGCGCAATTCCGCGGCCACCGGCGGGCTGGGCGCCTACAACGGCAGCTCGGCGCAGACCCTGGCGCTGGAGAACGCCTACGACCTGGTCGGCGAAGCCGACGATCCGTTGTACGAGTTCGACGTGTCGCGCCCGATCAACCAGAACAAGGCCAAGATCCACGGCTGGGAACTGGGCGGCCAGTACTTCCTGGGCGAAACCGGCTTCGGCGTCTATGCCAACTACACCGTGGTCAAGGGCGACGTCGGCTTCGACAACACGGTGCTGGACCGCGATCAGTTCGCGCTGCTCGGCCTCAGCGACACCGCCAACGTCATGCTGATGTACGAGAAGTACGGGTGGAGCGCGCGCCTGGCCTGGAACTGGCGCGACGAATACCTGATTGCGGCCAACCAGAACGGGTCCAGCCGCAATCCGTACTACGTCGAGCCGTACCGGCAGCTGGACCTGAGCGTCAGCTACGCGATCACCGACAACCTGTCGGTGGGTTTCGAGGCGATCAACCTGACCAGCGAGGACGTGCGCTGGCACGGGCGCTCGGAGAAGCAGGTGATCAAGGTGATCGACCAGAGTCCGCGCTACACGGTGGGCGTGCGCTACAACTTCTGA
- a CDS encoding class I SAM-dependent rRNA methyltransferase has translation MNTPLPVVRLKNAWRSSHPWIFQKLVEKPAAKPKPGSLVDVVGVDGEWIGRGFYNGHSRIAVRILEIDRDVPVDEAWFAGKIAEAVSLRRDVLKLDAVSDAWRVVHAEGDGLSGLVVDRYGDLLVVEFFSAGMFRYREWIYAALRTQFPGARFYSFAEEHVQKQESFDYRPVSSSGERPEPAIISEYGVRFRADPAGAHKTGFFADQRENRQWLSQQVAGKRVLDLCCNTGGFAVYAKVRGAEDVVGVDIDEDVIEIAKGNAKLNDVRLKLVQADIFPYLRDAALRGDRYDVVILDPAKMTRDRDQVIPALKKYLDMNKLALGVVAPGGLFATFSCTGLVAEHEFLDMLRRAAYFSGRTIQILKVAGAGADHPFMAHVQESRYLKAVFCRVLN, from the coding sequence ATGAATACTCCCCTGCCCGTAGTCCGCCTCAAGAACGCCTGGCGCTCCAGCCATCCGTGGATCTTCCAGAAACTGGTCGAAAAGCCCGCCGCCAAGCCCAAGCCGGGCAGCCTCGTCGACGTGGTCGGGGTGGACGGGGAGTGGATCGGCCGCGGCTTCTACAACGGCCATTCGCGCATCGCCGTGCGCATCCTGGAGATCGATCGCGACGTGCCGGTCGACGAAGCCTGGTTCGCCGGCAAGATCGCCGAGGCGGTGTCGCTGCGCCGCGACGTGCTGAAGCTGGACGCGGTGTCCGACGCCTGGCGCGTGGTGCACGCCGAGGGCGACGGCCTGTCCGGGCTGGTGGTGGACCGCTACGGCGATCTGCTGGTGGTGGAGTTCTTCAGCGCCGGCATGTTCCGCTACCGCGAGTGGATCTACGCCGCGCTGCGCACCCAGTTCCCCGGCGCGCGTTTCTACAGCTTCGCCGAGGAGCACGTGCAGAAGCAGGAGAGCTTCGACTACCGCCCGGTGTCCAGCAGCGGCGAGCGTCCGGAGCCGGCGATCATCAGCGAATACGGCGTGCGGTTCCGCGCCGACCCGGCCGGCGCGCACAAGACCGGCTTCTTCGCCGACCAGCGCGAGAACCGCCAGTGGCTGAGCCAGCAGGTGGCCGGCAAGCGCGTGCTCGACCTGTGCTGCAACACCGGCGGCTTCGCCGTCTACGCCAAGGTGCGCGGCGCCGAGGACGTGGTCGGCGTGGACATCGACGAGGACGTGATCGAGATCGCCAAGGGCAACGCCAAGCTCAACGACGTGCGGCTCAAGTTGGTGCAGGCCGACATCTTCCCGTACCTGCGCGACGCGGCGCTGCGCGGCGACCGCTACGACGTGGTGATCCTGGACCCGGCCAAGATGACCCGCGACCGCGACCAGGTGATCCCGGCGCTGAAGAAATACCTGGACATGAACAAGCTGGCGCTGGGCGTGGTCGCGCCCGGCGGCCTGTTCGCCACGTTCTCCTGCACCGGCCTGGTCGCCGAGCACGAGTTCCTGGACATGCTGCGTCGCGCCGCGTATTTCTCCGGCCGCACGATCCAGATCCTGAAAGTGGCCGGCGCCGGCGCCGACCACCCGTTCATGGCCCACGTGCAGGAATCGCGCTACCTGAAAGCGGTGTTCTGCCGCGTCCTGAACTGA